The Sabethes cyaneus chromosome 3, idSabCyanKW18_F2, whole genome shotgun sequence DNA window TCCTTCCTCTCCACCGCTTCCAGCAGGACCCGATCCATCGGAATCAGAAATGTAATCCTTGCGACCTCTGCCGCTCTTCTTTTTCGGTTCGGGACCTGAATCCACGAAAAATAGCGCATTCTTGGTTTTCTCCTTGTACTCCTGTCGTTTCAGTAACATCTCTTCGTGAGCCTTGCGACGCATCTCTTCCATTCGCAAACGTTCCTCCTGCTGGCGACGCTTGAATTCTTCGCGTTCCTGCTCCTGCTTCTGGCGAAGAACCCGTTCTTCTTCGTCAATTTTCCGAGCACGAGATACGTGATATTGAGCTTGCTGCAGCAGATCCTGACACTGGCTGGCTTCGGTTGCTGCCAATGCAATGTTATAACGCGTTTTGTCACCATGTATCGATAAGTAGTTAAAATATTTGTGAGCCAAGCCCAGCTCGTGGACCGCTTGCAGAACGACACTCAGCACCGACTTTTCGTCCCGGAGAACCACCATCGCAAGGCGCTGTAGTACtagagcaatgttgaacagcagtacAGTGTCTTGCGGGGCGACACGACGCGCCTTCAACAGAGTCATCTTGGCTTCCTTCAGTTTACCGGCTCGGAAGTATGCTCGCGCTAAATATTGCATCACATCGACGTTGTTATGCTTGTAGAACTTTTTCAAACAATTCTCGTACATCTGAATCGCACTGATATACTGCTTCTGTTCCACGTAGATATGAGCAATGTTTAACCATACGTCGCAGAAATCAGCTGTAGCTTCACGGacctaaaataataaaaataaaaatcgttACATCAATTATCGTAAAAATGGGGCTACTGAATTTTACCTGTGCAAAAATATCTCGTGCCTCAATTATGCAACCCTTATGTGCCAAAACTGCCCCGATGCCATTGGCTGCCCAAATATTTTTCGGATCATTTCGAAGCACCTGCTTGTAGATAGCCAGCGCCTTTTCTTGGTGtttcttctccttctccttgTCCTTGCTGGGCTGATGCAAACTCTGCAGCCAGAAGTTACCCAGCGCAATCAACGAGTACGCATCGCTCGAGGTTGCGGAGTtcttcagaatagtttcaaaatTTTTCTGTCCCAGTGTCCACTGCATCTTAGCTAAATGCAAATTACCCAGCAGCGAGCGTGTATCTGGATTCTCCATATTAATCTTCAAAGCATCCTTGAAGAAATCGGATGCCACAAAAATCAGACCCTTGTCGCGAGCCATACAGCCCAGCCGAAGATAGCAATCGATGTAATTCGGATGTTCTTTCAATATATCCTTGTACAGCTTGTCGGCTTTATCAAACGAAGCCATCGCCTCGTTAAGCCTCGCCAAATTGTACGTCATCGTGACCGAAATCGAATCGTAATATTGTGAATCATGCTGAGCTTCATTCTTGGCTCGATCGATCGCCATTTCTAGCTTCGACATAGCCTCGTTCAAATTACCAAGTCTATAGTGCAAAGCGGCTACATTGTTCAGAATTTCAGGCGGAATGTCCGCTTTCACCTTTTCCGTCAAGATATTGGTAGCCGTAGCATAAGCCTGCAAGGATCCCTGTAGATCATTCTGCTCGAGAATTTGTGCCAGTTCAATCCAAGCTTCAACATCATCCGGAAACTGCTCGGTGACCTTCTTCAGGTGACTTTTAGCAATGTCGCGCTTTGACTGGGATGACGAGCTGGCATACAGTGAACCAAGAATTTTCATTGTTTCGTAGTTACCGGGTTGAGCCTTCAGTACTTTTTCAAAGCATTGGGCTGcctgtaaaaaaaatattttttatacaaaTTGCTAAACTAATCAAACAAGTGTCTTACATTTTCCGAATCGCCTCTGTAAATGTACATTTGGCCTAACCCAAAATGGGGTAGAACAAAATTAACCGGTGCAAACTGCGTCGATTGGTAGTAATACTGAAAAGCCTGGTCATAATCCTGTTGGACATGAAATGCTCTCGCCAATTGGTAGCAACTTTCCGCTCGCATCGCTTCGTTTTCCGTGTTGTGAAACGCGTGCAATGCCAGATGCTGCACCTTTTGATAATCCTTCTTGAAGAAAAAGTGATTCGCCAAATGGTTCAAAACCATCGGGTTCGTCGAATCGATCGTATATGCTTTCGACAGCATTTGAACACCCAGACGGTTGGATTCCGGTTCATGGAGATTAAGCTTCAGAATCGCCAAACCTACAAGAGCTCCAACGCACTGGGGATCGAGATCTAAAGCTCTTTGAAAAGCCAACCTGTCACAAACAAAATAACTTGTAAGCAAATAAAATTATGACAAAAAAAATGCTACATACTTTGCTTTCTCCTGATTATTCATCTTTAAGAAGCAGTGCCCCATACCGAGCCGCACTGCAGCCGGACAGTTCGGATTCGTTCGGAGTGCCTTTTTATAGAAAGCCAAAGCACCACGATAATCCTTCTTGTTGAACGCAATGCAGGCCTTACCCAACAGCGAAGGAATATTCGAAGGCGATTGATTGAGCACGAAATTGAACTGCGCATCTGCCTGTTCCATTTTATCACCCTCCAAGAGACAGAAATAGGCACGTCCCAACAAATGGTTCTGGTCGTACATGATGATCTTATCGGCCGTCGTGTACAAATGGGTAGCCTTCATGAAAAGTTCCCTTTTCTTGTCTTTCGACTTCTCCCGGTTCGCTTCCTGCACGTAGTACGCCGCCAACATGTCGTAAGCTCGCATTTGATCCTTCTCGAAATCCCGGTAGGAAATATTAGCGTCAATGCGAGACGCTTCCAAAATTTGGATGAAATCatcagttttgttttgcttgtagTAAGCAAGCTAGTAGAAAAAGATCGAATCAAATCCTGTTCGCTATCTAGATTAGGAATTTGACACTTACCGCAACCGTAACCCAGGTATTCAGCTGCGAACGTTCCTGCCGTAATATACCTAAAACTTCCTCACCCTCCGGTAACTGTTCCGGATCTAGCTCGATCAcctttaaacaaaacaaaaccagaCGTTATTTCACCGATCCGAAAGATGCGAACGTGTATATAAAtccactttttatattttttcttcacACCATGGTTGAAAATCGAATGCGTCATTAGCGGATCcgatttgttcaattttcttaCCTCATCCGTGTCCCGGAGCGGTATTTCTATCGATGCCGCCATTGTCGGACTTCCTTGACAACACTTTCACGGTATTTTCGTTTAAATAGCAAGCACTTTTTTGAACAAAATCCGAATTATTATATAAAATGATACCTCTGCTCAACGCAAAGCCAGAAAACAACGCGTCAAAGAAAGAGTGCGAGGTGGATACGAAAATGACAGCCGCTACCGGTGCTGCCAGGTTTTACATTAATTTTAGAACAATTTAGAAACCAACAGGGTAGGCACCAAAAGGCTCATATGACCAGCGGGGTGGCTGTCAAACTATATATACACTCTACCAGGAAAGTACCTAATGAAAACGTCGAAATTACCTAAATTTAGGTAATGCTGAATGTTTATACTAGTTAGGTAAAaacaggggggatctatcggtaaggaattgtgaaactcacatatgaagaGGCAGGCAGGTGATCATAATTTTCAATaccgctcttgctactttttttcttaccgatttgctgctcttgcctgTATATGTAGCTTCGGAAAAGTTTCATAGCTAGGGGCGTCTCACTGgaattatattaaatatattcactgcaaaTGCTGCAATCACTGCAAATATCGCTTTGCATCCATTTGCAGTGAATGCAAATTTTGCAAGACCATCTGTCAAAAACTTCTCTGATGATGTTGTTGTTCTTcgcgtttgtgttgtttttctgtcccgttcgtAGCTGGTTTATTTCGCCAgagtaaatattttattttgtatattCAGTGGAAGGATGCAGTATAGAGCATTCAATGAAAGTCAAAGTATAACCTgcagtttgataaatttatcgGTGGCTCGCCGTTGCACTTTTACATTCCATGATAAGGTGAACCGGCTGTCGTACAAAATACCGGCAACGGAGGAGTTTGTTGGTCGCGTTCCGGACCACTTCACGACTTGCTGTTACTACGAGCAGGAACCACTTCGCAAGACCGTTCTCGAAACCTAAGTGAATACGGTAAGGCGGTAAGTGTAATTCTATGAAATAGCTTAACGTAGTCATTGCCATTGCTGTTCGTCGTTTTAGCATTCAAAGCGAAATATCGATACTGGATCACTGAGGGAGGGTGTATGGTGTCACTTGGAAATTCTCCGCAGTGATTACGAGGACGTAAAAAATACCGGAACAGCTGAATCATGGTGCGTGCCATCATCGGTTGCATCGTTGTTGACCAGTTAGACAGAAGCTCAGCAGTCGCAATCCTTTCGGCGCAGCAACCGCAATAGCATATACATTATTAAGGGAACACGAAGATCCCTCAAAATCTTTCAGTAATGTTGTTAAACATCACCTTTTCTCGTGGGATTTTTAGAGAAAATAGCTAAACAAAAAtcaaagtttcaaatttattttattgtcagattttttgtttatatatttatattttatttgaatgtcaatatatttcattattatagttaggattttttttcttcttacagTTGCTCATTTTGAgacaaatcataaaaatattaatcaacGGCTTAGTTCTAAGTCTCATCTAAGCAGGTTAGATAGAACTTCATTATCTTTCGCATTATAACCGGTTACATTATCAGAATAAAAGTCAACAGGATAGCAACGTAGCTCCGGTATAACGCAAGCCAGCGAGGGAATCTTCAAGAAGTTACGAGTTGAGCAATCAGGTGCTTGCCACTATCGGTTGAATACTTATCATCGATGGAAACAAAATTGTTTCCGGTACTCGGGTCCAACGTACTGagctcctgtttcgacatcCACTTCGGTGGAATCTTTGTTCCGAAATCATCCACGCAATTGTCGGTAAACGGGGCGCAATTCTCATAATCAACTCTAATACGATCGTTCATCACATCGTCTTTGTAAGCACGAACCAAAGTTTCCGACCACTGTTTTTATCGCTATAACCTCGGGTCAGTAAATTACACGCCAGAATATGCATTGTTGGATTGTTACGCTCTTTGAACGAATTTTGACTGCCATGCTTCAGCGCAGCAATCAAAGCACTAGTAATCGTTTCGTGTCCAGAAATGTGTGTGGCCTTATTTTGGATACAGTAGCGACCACGACAGTACCGAATTCGTCTTTGATTTAGGAGAAAAAAAGTAGCTTAATCGCGCCGCAACTGTACCCAACCACACTGTCACTATCTTGCTGATCGATAGCACTCAAAACCGATGAAACTAGATCCACAGAATCACAATCCAAAGCCATCCAATACTTGAGCTAAAACTGTCACCGTCAGACGAAAGTTTGCCGGTTCCGGCCGGCAGCGCAGACGACAAACTAACACCGGCCGCGGATAGTTGGTTTTTTTTCTCCGCGACACTCGCTAATGCGGCGATTACATCGCTCTTTTGCTCCGAAACGCTACCATCCTACGTCGGTTTTGCCTTTGCCATCGTCATCTCGGAAACTGCTGGTGGCtttgaaccagagagcgaacagTTCGCCTTGCTGTGAGCTGATTTGTTTTTTAGTTGACCATCCGCTAGAACTTGGTCTATCTCGGTTAATCTTCGGCAGCTGCTATTGTTATCTGTAAAAATGATTTACTTCTATAAGTGACTTTGTTAAAATATGTGAACAATGCTTAATTTAAATGTACCAATAATTCTGTTCAAACGCCCACAAAACACTATTTGTGACAATTTGTAAAATTCGATGCCTCCAAGAATTCGTTGTGCATTTGATGCAGAATGAAAGGATTCCAGTTTTGAGTTAAACTTGCAATTATTGCCGGGACGGTACGTAACAAGCGCAAAAAGTTGCTAGTCTGGCAAGCTTAATTTGAAGTTCCAACATCATAGCATGTGGCGCAAAAAGCAAAGCTCACAGGCCAGAATGAACTCCTTCGCGCAACAATGCGACCAAATTCCTTTCCTCGACGGATTAATAAAATCAAGAGTCTAAAGTATTGCATTGCAGTAGGCATTTGGAAGGTTGGCTTCTAAACCAAGGAATCCGGTTTGATTGTGCTGTTCAAAGTCGAAATACCCACAACCGAGCTTGCTATATTTTACCTCCACACGACGATAGCGGGAAACCAAAATCTTGCCTTGCCTTTTACCTAGAATTTTTCTGTACGTTGCCCGCTGCCGGTGTCGAACTCTGGCTTGaggccgattttttttttccataATGCAGGGAATTTAATTTAGAAACGATGTTTTCAGATTCGGACAATAGAGCCCCGGCTCTTCATGGAGGCTGTAATTTCCGGATTGATTGGCTTTTTCCTAAGATAGTCGCAGTTCATACACTTTGGCCAGTCGCTCAACCAGCTAGGCCCAGTTGTAAGGGGAGGCAGTAAAATCGACGCAACCGTGTCTACGAGCCGAAGCAGCCTTAACG harbors:
- the LOC128741677 gene encoding RNA polymerase-associated protein CTR9 homolog, with amino-acid sequence MAASIEIPLRDTDEVIELDPEQLPEGEEVLGILRQERSQLNTWVTVALAYYKQNKTDDFIQILEASRIDANISYRDFEKDQMRAYDMLAAYYVQEANREKSKDKKRELFMKATHLYTTADKIIMYDQNHLLGRAYFCLLEGDKMEQADAQFNFVLNQSPSNIPSLLGKACIAFNKKDYRGALAFYKKALRTNPNCPAAVRLGMGHCFLKMNNQEKAKLAFQRALDLDPQCVGALVGLAILKLNLHEPESNRLGVQMLSKAYTIDSTNPMVLNHLANHFFFKKDYQKVQHLALHAFHNTENEAMRAESCYQLARAFHVQQDYDQAFQYYYQSTQFAPVNFVLPHFGLGQMYIYRGDSENAAQCFEKVLKAQPGNYETMKILGSLYASSSSQSKRDIAKSHLKKVTEQFPDDVEAWIELAQILEQNDLQGSLQAYATATNILTEKVKADIPPEILNNVAALHYRLGNLNEAMSKLEMAIDRAKNEAQHDSQYYDSISVTMTYNLARLNEAMASFDKADKLYKDILKEHPNYIDCYLRLGCMARDKGLIFVASDFFKDALKINMENPDTRSLLGNLHLAKMQWTLGQKNFETILKNSATSSDAYSLIALGNFWLQSLHQPSKDKEKEKKHQEKALAIYKQVLRNDPKNIWAANGIGAVLAHKGCIIEARDIFAQVREATADFCDVWLNIAHIYVEQKQYISAIQMYENCLKKFYKHNNVDVMQYLARAYFRAGKLKEAKMTLLKARRVAPQDTVLLFNIALVLQRLAMVVLRDEKSVLSVVLQAVHELGLAHKYFNYLSIHGDKTRYNIALAATEASQCQDLLQQAQYHVSRARKIDEEERVLRQKQEQEREEFKRRQQEERLRMEEMRRKAHEEMLLKRQEYKEKTKNALFFVDSGPEPKKKSGRGRKDYISDSDGSGPAGSGGEEGGPSKERKRKEPGEKKKRKPGGGRKKKEKLPRGSGSDSEEDSAPKKRGRKKGSLGGRKAKQMEDGLSQRQKSRIVSKATVSTSESDSDRSRLKIASGASDSGSGNNSPVTKRKRVLASGSESGSDRSRSRSRSKSGSRSRSGSRSVSRSKSRSPSGSRSRSGSRSSRSRSGSRKSGSRSRSGSRSPSRSRSRSGSGSRQASPISRKSVSGSGSD